In Sphaerospermopsis torques-reginae ITEP-024, the genomic window GTTTTTTGTTATTGCGGTCTACTTCTAAAAAGCCAACGGTGAGAGTTTGACCTTTAAGTGCTTCTAAGTTATCACGTTCGGCTAGGTGCGATCGCGGAATAAAACCCCGTAAAGATAGGACTTCTACATTAACACCACCTTTATTCACACCTATAACTCGTGCGGGTACTGTTTGGGAACTTTCCTGCATTTGGGCTAATTTTTCCCAAATGTGCTGAATTTCCAACTGCTTGCGAGAAAGAGTAACTTGACCTTCCGCATCTTGTTCCCGGATAATCAAAAACTCTAGTTCCTCATTCATCGGTAACACTTCCGATAAATCAGTTACTGCTCTCAACGAAGCCTCATCGCGGGGTAGAAAAGCAGACGACTTACCACCAACATCAACATAAGCACCATCATGGTCAAGTTGAAACACCTTACCATGTACAACCTGTCCTTTTTGAAATTGGTAATCGTGTTTTTCCAGTGCTTTGGCAAAATCGTCCATTGAAAAAGACGAGTTGGCTGTTTGAGAAAGTTTTGATTCGGAATTCATGTTTTTTGAAGATTAATTGTTATGAAAAATTGGTAATTGGTAATGGGTAATTGGGAAGAATAAACTTTTGCCTCTTGCCTCTTGCCTTCTTACTGTCACCTGTCACCTGTCACCTGTCATCCTAGAACATTGGCAAAAAGTTGTTGAACTTGTTGCCAAGCATCAGCCGCAGCTATAGGATTATAACTACCACGGCGATCGCAGAAAAATCCGTGATCAGATCCATCGTAGCGAAACACGCCATGAGAAATGTTGTGTTTTTGTAACGCTCCTGCAATTTCGTTTACCTGTTCTTTGGGTATACTGGCATCATCCATACCAAAGAAGGCGTAAATAGTCCCGGAAATTTCTGGAGTGCGGGTAATAGTAGGGTTGCCACCTCCAGGGGTACGGGTAGTAATCCCAGCACCATAAAAAGAAGCAGTAGCTTGAATATCAGGGAGGGTAGCAGCGAGATAGGCGACATGACCACCAAAACAAAAGCCAATACAACCAAAACCCTCTTTTTTGACATTGGGCTGAGTTTTGAGATAATTAATAGCGGCTTGAATATCGCTCAACAGTTGTGAAGTTGTGGTTTGTTCCCAGGCGTATTTTCTACCGATTTCTATGTCTTCAGGAGTATAACCCGTTTCAAAACCCGGTGCTTGGCGTTGAAAAAGAGCAGGTGCGATCGCCACATACCCCAGTTTAGCAATACGTTCTGTCACGTCCCGAATATGCTCATTAATTCCAAAAATTTCCTGTAAAACCACAATTCCGGCGTAAATACCTGGTGATGTTGGTTTTGCTAAATAAGCATCAATTTGACAATCATTTTGAGAAAGTTTAACTTTTGTAGAGTCTATTGTTTGCTCTGTCATAATAATTTTCATCAAAATTATAGTGATCCGATTTGATTCATGAATTGTTCGTGGAGGCAGGGAACAGGGAACAGGGAACAGGAAATAAGGCTTTCAGTATGTACTGAGTTCTGTTCAAAAATCAAATAGGAGTCCTATATCTGATCCGATCAATTCAAAATAAATCATATATTTAACAGGTAGTAGACACAAACAGTTAAGTGCAGCTACCAATCATCAGGAGAATTGTTAATGATTCAATTCCGTATTCAGCCAGACAGCGAAATCCCCGCATCCAGTCAACTATTTAATCAAATTCGCTTTGCGATCGCCTCTGGTCAGTATCCACCCGGTTATAAATTACCCAGCACCAGGGCGTTAGCCATGCAAACTGGATTACATCGTAACACTATTAGTAAAGTTTACCGCCAGTTGGAAGACGAAGGATTTGTCGAAAGTCTAGCAGGTTCAGGAATTTATGTCCGCGCTCAAGGCCATGAGGGTGGTGGTAGGTTACAATCTCCCATTCTGAAACAATACCCCGAAGCATACAAAACAGTCCAAAAAACACTGGATGAATTACTTAATCAAGGTTGTTCCCTCAATCAAGCACGGGAGCTATTTTTAGCGGAAGTTGACTGGCGTTTGCGTTGTAGTGCCAGAGTTTTGATAGTAGTACCATTACAGGATCTTGGTGCTGGGGAATTAATGGTAGATGAATTAGAAGAATCCCTAGAAATTCCCGTCCAGTTGGTAACAACAGAAGAATTAGGCGCAGTCTTAGAACAAACCACATCGGCCACATTAGTCACCAGTCGTTATTTTATCGGCGAAGTAGAAGCGATCGCCGCACCCAAAGCCGTCCGCGTTATTCCCCTAGATATTCATGACTATAGTAAAGAACTCAATGTAGTCAAAGGTCTGCCTAAATCTAGTTGTATAGGTATAGTTAGTCTCAGTCCTGGTATTCTCAGAGCCACCGAAGTCATCCTGCATGGTTTACGGGGTGAAGAACTATTAGTTATGACTGCTCAACCCAAGGATGCTTATAAACTAAACGCCATAGTTAAACGCTGCGAAATCATATTTTGTACAGATCCAGTCAGTCACTCAACAACACAAGCAGCAATGCAAACAGTCTCAGATGATCTCATTCGTCCACCTAAACTCATTCGCTGTGAAAACTACATCGGTTCTCAATCAATTAATTTACTGCAAAGAGAACTCGGTTTAATGTGATGGGGCAGGAGTTTTTGATTTTGGATTTTGGATTTTGGATTTTGGATTTTGGATTGTTTTTATCAACCCCAATCTAAAATCTAAAATCTAAAATTTTCCGCCCAATGACTAATCACCAAATAACCCCAACGAGCAAATTATTTGCGCTTCCTGTTGTCCATCTTCAGGATGGATAATACACAAAGAATTATTATCTCTTAAAGATACAATCATTGTCGCTAATTGTTCATCATTAATCCCACTTTTTAACTGCAGATTTAATTTAACAACCGTCGTTTCTTTCAAAGGATAATGATATATCTCCTGCACCGCTTTTTTTAAAGTCTGCCAATCTTCTCCTAAAGTAAATAACGGTGTTTTTGCTTCCGTTTTTTTAATATAATTATCTAAACGGTAATAAGTTCGATATCTAGCACTCTTAGAGCTTCCTAATTGTCCGTAAATTAATTAATTTTTCCACACCCTCCGCAGGTAAAAAAGAATAACAGAGAATTTCTGATGCTTTTTGGCCTATTCTATCAACCCTTCCTGCTCTTTGAATTAAGCGAATAATTGCCCAAGGTAAGTCATAATTAATAATAATCCGACAATCTTGTAAATTTTGACCTTCACTTAATACATCCGTAGCAATTAAAATTCTAATTTCCTGTTCAGGGGTGATATTTTGTTGATTACTTTGGGGACTAAAACGATATACTAAAGATGTGGGATCATTTACCTTACCCGTAACTAAAGCAGTTTGGGAAATACGCGCTTTTCCTAAACATTCCTGTAAATAACGCGCTGTATCTGCAAACTGAGTAAAAATCAATATTTTCTCATCAGGATGAATTTCTGTGAGTAACTTTTGCAAAGTTTGAAATTTTTGATCTTGTTGAAAATTCCATTCTCCACAGTTATTTAATAATTTCAA contains:
- a CDS encoding S1 RNA-binding domain-containing protein, translating into MNSESKLSQTANSSFSMDDFAKALEKHDYQFQKGQVVHGKVFQLDHDGAYVDVGGKSSAFLPRDEASLRAVTDLSEVLPMNEELEFLIIREQDAEGQVTLSRKQLEIQHIWEKLAQMQESSQTVPARVIGVNKGGVNVEVLSLRGFIPRSHLAERDNLEALKGQTLTVGFLEVDRNNKKLILSQRLAARSSNFSLLEIGQLVEGKVTGIKPFGVFVDLDGVSALLHIKQVSQKFIDSLEKVFQIGQQVKAVIIDLDEGKGRVAISTRVLENYPGEVLENMAEVMTSAEARANRAANKAE
- a CDS encoding dienelactone hydrolase family protein; its protein translation is MTEQTIDSTKVKLSQNDCQIDAYLAKPTSPGIYAGIVVLQEIFGINEHIRDVTERIAKLGYVAIAPALFQRQAPGFETGYTPEDIEIGRKYAWEQTTTSQLLSDIQAAINYLKTQPNVKKEGFGCIGFCFGGHVAYLAATLPDIQATASFYGAGITTRTPGGGNPTITRTPEISGTIYAFFGMDDASIPKEQVNEIAGALQKHNISHGVFRYDGSDHGFFCDRRGSYNPIAAADAWQQVQQLFANVLG
- a CDS encoding GntR family transcriptional regulator; this encodes MIQFRIQPDSEIPASSQLFNQIRFAIASGQYPPGYKLPSTRALAMQTGLHRNTISKVYRQLEDEGFVESLAGSGIYVRAQGHEGGGRLQSPILKQYPEAYKTVQKTLDELLNQGCSLNQARELFLAEVDWRLRCSARVLIVVPLQDLGAGELMVDELEESLEIPVQLVTTEELGAVLEQTTSATLVTSRYFIGEVEAIAAPKAVRVIPLDIHDYSKELNVVKGLPKSSCIGIVSLSPGILRATEVILHGLRGEELLVMTAQPKDAYKLNAIVKRCEIIFCTDPVSHSTTQAAMQTVSDDLIRPPKLIRCENYIGSQSINLLQRELGLM
- a CDS encoding C-terminal helicase domain-containing protein, whose translation is MLKLLNNCGEWNFQQDQKFQTLQKLLTEIHPDEKILIFTQFADTARYLQECLGKARISQTALVTGKVNDPTSLVYRFSPQSNQQNITPEQEIRILIATDVLSEGQNLQDCRIIINYDLPWAIIRLIQRAGRVDRIGQKASEILCYSFLPAEGVEKLINLRTIRKL